Proteins encoded together in one Anaerotignum propionicum DSM 1682 window:
- a CDS encoding DUF4355 domain-containing protein, producing the protein MKRNMFRLNLQYFAADSGTGEGGGAGEGEGLHQDDGIGKDSYTKDEVLQLIQSESDKRVQQALKTQQKKYEKELSKQKSLVGLDEEARGQAEKDQRISELEEELSKFRLSNTKAEISKVLNNRGLDANLVDFVVTTDDTEECLEKIESLDKIFKAMLKKEVDARLKSGATTPKSSTAGLDGSITREQFSKMPLTEQAEVAKNNRQLYDELTKR; encoded by the coding sequence ATGAAAAGAAATATGTTTAGATTGAATTTGCAATATTTTGCTGCTGATTCGGGAACAGGCGAAGGTGGCGGAGCTGGTGAGGGGGAAGGACTTCACCAAGATGACGGAATAGGCAAGGACAGTTATACCAAGGATGAGGTTTTACAGCTTATTCAAAGTGAATCGGATAAGAGAGTTCAGCAAGCCTTAAAAACACAGCAAAAAAAGTATGAAAAGGAATTGAGCAAACAAAAAAGTCTAGTGGGACTTGATGAAGAAGCACGAGGGCAGGCTGAAAAAGACCAGCGTATTTCTGAATTGGAAGAAGAGCTTTCTAAATTTAGACTTTCTAACACCAAGGCAGAAATCAGCAAGGTTTTAAATAACAGGGGGCTGGATGCTAACCTTGTGGACTTTGTTGTAACAACGGACGATACAGAGGAATGCCTTGAAAAAATAGAAAGCCTGGATAAGATTTTCAAGGCCATGCTGAAAAAGGAAGTTGATGCAAGACTTAAATCAGGAGCCACTACCCCTAAAAGCTCAACGGCTGGGCTTGACGGTAGCATTACGAGGGAACAATTCTCTAAGATGCCACTAACCGAACAGGCCGAAGTAGCGAAAAACAACAGACAACTTTATGACGAATTAACCAAGAGATAA
- a CDS encoding tyrosine-type recombinase/integrase, translated as MIIVSVSPIKSKEKVKNICKYLKLSNERNYILFALGIYSGLRISDILSLKVKDVKGKTHFLVKEKKTKKTQKLLINDELKKELKWYCKDKEPDDYLIRSRQSDKLGKQKPITRDMALKIMKKIADDFDEDNLGCHSMRKTFGYHYYKATGDIATLQKIYNHSTPRETLIYLCIEQDEKDAAVKKFRY; from the coding sequence TTGATTATTGTAAGTGTTAGCCCGATAAAAAGTAAGGAAAAAGTAAAAAATATCTGCAAGTATCTGAAGCTTTCCAATGAAAGAAATTACATTCTTTTTGCCCTTGGCATTTATAGCGGTCTACGAATTAGTGACATTCTTTCTTTGAAAGTGAAGGACGTAAAAGGAAAAACACATTTTTTAGTGAAGGAGAAAAAAACAAAAAAAACACAAAAGTTATTGATTAATGATGAACTGAAAAAAGAATTGAAATGGTACTGCAAAGATAAGGAACCAGATGACTATTTGATTCGGAGCCGCCAAAGTGATAAGCTGGGAAAACAAAAACCAATCACTAGAGATATGGCACTAAAAATCATGAAAAAAATTGCAGACGATTTCGACGAAGATAATTTAGGCTGTCATTCCATGCGGAAAACTTTTGGCTATCATTATTACAAAGCAACCGGTGATATAGCTACGTTACAAAAGATTTATAATCACTCAACGCCCCGAGAAACGCTTATTTATTTGTGTATTGAGCAAGACGAAAAGGACGCAGCAGTTAAAAAATTTCGATATTAA
- a CDS encoding helix-turn-helix domain-containing protein gives MNTVELVKKICKDRNIPISRLERDCGFANGYIRKLKEGKFPSDRLLTIANYLDVTVDYLINEEESQQIGQYALNDRDNKDIAKDMEAIRKKLTSKSDGPASFDGENIDEAEIDLVLGSIEVMLKRLKRINKEKYNPNKNKDKK, from the coding sequence ATGAACACCGTTGAATTAGTAAAAAAAATATGCAAAGATAGAAACATTCCAATCTCACGACTTGAACGAGATTGTGGGTTTGCAAATGGTTACATTAGAAAATTAAAAGAGGGAAAGTTTCCATCCGACAGGCTTTTAACCATAGCAAACTACCTTGATGTAACTGTTGATTATTTAATAAATGAGGAAGAATCTCAACAAATAGGACAGTATGCATTAAACGATAGAGACAACAAAGACATTGCAAAAGATATGGAAGCAATCAGAAAAAAATTAACCAGCAAAAGTGATGGTCCCGCTAGTTTTGACGGAGAAAATATTGACGAAGCTGAAATAGACCTTGTGTTGGGAAGTATCGAAGTGATGTTAAAAAGACTTAAGCGGATAAATAAAGAAAAATATAACCCTAATAAGAACAAGGACAAAAAGTAG
- a CDS encoding Lin1244/Lin1753 domain-containing protein, whose amino-acid sequence MARPIKKGLMYFPFDVDFFSDKKIKALKVRYNGDGVMFYLYMLTEIYREGYYIRWDEDSEDNAMNDLNLSEGFIKQVMAFFFSRSLLTSILVNGDTVITSPAIQRRYQEACKGLKRQIDVNCEIWLLGTDETASFIKLTHNEDKSNKNSRLPEKNHSLSEKNHTKEMKGNETKLHDTKQNDDNNAVDGSAIFKKNFGYSPTDAEKERLSLLLSQNDSEIVEYALFQSAEKNKKTLAYAMGVLKNLAKEGVTNMEQLAEYHMRTGKV is encoded by the coding sequence ATGGCACGTCCTATAAAAAAAGGATTAATGTATTTTCCTTTTGACGTGGATTTTTTCTCAGATAAGAAGATTAAGGCTTTGAAGGTAAGATATAACGGTGATGGGGTAATGTTCTACCTGTATATGCTCACAGAGATATATAGAGAGGGATATTATATACGCTGGGATGAAGATAGCGAAGATAATGCAATGAATGACTTAAATCTCAGCGAAGGGTTTATAAAGCAAGTTATGGCATTCTTCTTTAGTAGGTCACTGCTCACAAGCATACTTGTTAATGGGGACACTGTCATAACTTCACCCGCAATACAGAGAAGGTATCAGGAGGCTTGCAAAGGCCTTAAAAGGCAGATTGATGTTAATTGTGAAATCTGGCTTTTGGGGACTGACGAGACAGCGTCCTTTATTAAGCTTACCCATAATGAGGATAAATCCAATAAAAACAGCCGTTTACCCGAGAAAAACCATAGTTTATCCGAGAAAAACCACACAAAAGAAATGAAAGGAAATGAAACAAAATTACATGATACAAAACAAAACGACGACAACAACGCTGTTGATGGAAGTGCTATTTTTAAAAAGAACTTTGGTTACTCGCCCACAGATGCAGAAAAAGAAAGATTGTCGTTGTTGTTGTCTCAGAATGATAGTGAAATCGTGGAATATGCTCTCTTTCAATCAGCAGAAAAAAACAAGAAAACATTGGCTTATGCTATGGGCGTATTAAAAAATTTAGCTAAAGAGGGCGTTACCAATATGGAACAGCTTGCAGAGTATCACATGCGAACGGGAAAAGTTTAA
- a CDS encoding PBSX family phage terminase large subunit produces MIVDLNINGAYLPYLGNYKNRTEVYYGGAGSGKSVFVAQKTAIKALRGKRKILVIRKVARTLKDSCVDLMKQTLNGLGVWDKCKFNKSTSDIELPNGSLFLFKGMDDSEKIKSITGITDIWIEEATEISMDDFTQLNLRLRAQTPNLQMFLSFNPVSKANWCYQLFFAKPTDAFVLKTTYLDNKFLPQAYVDSLEHMKETNYTYYKIYALGEFCSLDKLVFSNWEEKEFDVNELIVTKQYTTLTGLDFGFTNDPTALIVSLCDTKARELYIFDEYGDIGLLNPDIANIIKSLGYSKNIIMADCAEQKSIEEIRRAGVPKIKKCAKGSDSVLFGIQQLQQYKIYVHPKCTGVITEFQNYSWEKDRNTNEYVNKPVDKFNHYIDALRYSMQIIKGKMGTLPKGAL; encoded by the coding sequence ATGATTGTTGATTTAAATATCAATGGTGCATATCTTCCGTATCTGGGAAACTATAAAAACCGTACCGAAGTGTATTATGGTGGTGCTGGTTCTGGTAAGTCTGTATTTGTGGCACAGAAAACTGCAATAAAGGCCTTAAGGGGGAAAAGAAAGATACTGGTCATACGAAAGGTTGCAAGAACTTTAAAAGATAGTTGTGTTGACCTCATGAAGCAGACGCTTAATGGCTTAGGGGTATGGGACAAATGCAAATTTAATAAAAGCACCTCTGATATTGAGCTACCAAATGGCAGCTTATTTTTATTTAAAGGAATGGACGATAGCGAAAAAATCAAGTCCATTACAGGCATTACGGATATATGGATTGAAGAAGCGACGGAAATAAGTATGGATGATTTCACCCAGCTTAATTTGCGTCTAAGAGCGCAAACCCCAAACCTTCAAATGTTCCTTTCCTTTAACCCAGTGTCAAAAGCTAACTGGTGCTATCAGCTTTTCTTTGCAAAGCCTACAGATGCCTTTGTGCTTAAAACAACTTATCTGGACAATAAATTTCTACCACAGGCCTATGTAGATAGCTTGGAGCATATGAAGGAAACAAATTACACCTACTATAAAATTTATGCTTTGGGTGAATTCTGTAGCCTTGATAAGCTTGTGTTCTCAAATTGGGAAGAGAAAGAGTTTGATGTTAATGAACTGATTGTCACAAAGCAATATACTACCCTTACAGGGTTAGACTTTGGTTTCACCAACGACCCTACAGCCTTGATTGTCAGCCTATGTGACACCAAGGCAAGAGAATTATATATCTTTGATGAATACGGAGATATAGGGCTTTTGAATCCTGATATAGCCAATATTATAAAAAGCTTGGGGTACAGCAAAAATATTATTATGGCAGATTGTGCAGAGCAAAAGAGTATTGAAGAAATACGCAGGGCGGGAGTACCGAAAATTAAAAAGTGTGCTAAGGGTAGTGATAGCGTGTTATTCGGTATTCAGCAATTACAGCAGTATAAAATATATGTCCATCCAAAGTGTACAGGGGTGATAACAGAGTTTCAAAATTACAGTTGGGAAAAAGACAGGAATACCAACGAATATGTTAATAAGCCTGTAGACAAATTCAATCACTACATTGATGCATTAAGGTATTCCATGCAGATTATTAAAGGGAAGATGGGAACATTACCAAAGGGGGCATTATAG
- a CDS encoding TFIIB-type zinc ribbon-containing protein: MKIYSADARKVDYMNVEQNPYLGTIDFAPDLYEVFKLNGKYYSLGIVAANKEYGAANELRRFNVEKEKSYHENDITCPICGYVDYDSWEEDDENEEYQCGRCGAILEVTRNVQVTYSAKVKELPKIWE; the protein is encoded by the coding sequence ATGAAAATTTATAGTGCTGATGCTAGAAAAGTAGATTATATGAATGTTGAGCAAAACCCGTACTTGGGTACAATTGATTTTGCGCCAGACCTGTATGAGGTTTTTAAACTTAATGGGAAGTATTACTCTCTGGGAATTGTGGCAGCTAATAAAGAATATGGTGCAGCCAATGAGCTAAGGCGATTCAATGTTGAAAAAGAGAAGTCCTATCATGAAAATGATATTACTTGTCCGATATGTGGGTACGTTGATTATGATAGTTGGGAAGAGGATGACGAAAATGAAGAATATCAATGCGGCAGATGTGGGGCTATTTTAGAGGTTACAAGAAATGTTCAAGTTACATATTCGGCGAAGGTGAAGGAATTGCCTAAAATTTGGGAGTAG
- a CDS encoding DUF4352 domain-containing protein, whose translation MKKFAMVMLVCAMALSGCGSNSDTPKDGEPVQDSQVANDDNAAASPIQVTLNGTTTTKEDKWDELKEGKELLLVDVTLQNNTEETYDFNPNYVYIEVENEKVSCSDLLPAEGETLGSCSLEAGKNTSGIIPFEIEEGTTDYKIYFDDVDNQFEVK comes from the coding sequence ATGAAAAAATTTGCTATGGTTATGTTAGTTTGTGCAATGGCTTTATCTGGATGTGGAAGTAATTCAGACACACCAAAAGACGGGGAGCCCGTACAAGATTCACAGGTAGCTAACGATGACAATGCCGCTGCTTCACCGATACAAGTCACATTAAATGGCACTACTACAACAAAAGAGGATAAATGGGATGAACTCAAAGAGGGTAAAGAGCTGCTTCTTGTCGATGTAACTCTGCAAAACAACACAGAAGAAACTTATGATTTCAATCCAAATTATGTGTACATCGAAGTTGAAAACGAAAAGGTGTCTTGCTCTGATTTGTTACCAGCAGAAGGAGAAACCCTTGGGAGCTGTAGCCTTGAAGCAGGCAAAAACACAAGTGGTATAATCCCATTTGAAATTGAAGAAGGTACAACAGATTACAAAATTTATTTTGATGATGTTGACAACCAATTTGAAGTAAAGTAA
- a CDS encoding transcriptional regulator encodes MDGKYYTYKDIMVCLKCSESKAYMIMRQLNDELTKKGFMTMRGRIPKKYFEERFNIS; translated from the coding sequence TTGGATGGCAAATACTACACTTATAAGGATATTATGGTTTGTCTAAAATGCAGTGAAAGCAAGGCATATATGATTATGCGTCAATTAAATGATGAACTTACAAAAAAAGGTTTTATGACTATGAGGGGACGCATTCCGAAGAAATACTTTGAGGAACGTTTCAATATATCCTAG
- a CDS encoding helix-turn-helix domain-containing protein: MLEKIRAWCKENDIPIYALEKKCGLGNGTIGGWEKSTPRVDSLIAVSKVTGLSIDELIGQATTNKE; encoded by the coding sequence TTGCTAGAAAAAATTAGAGCTTGGTGTAAAGAAAATGACATACCTATATACGCACTTGAAAAAAAGTGCGGTTTAGGAAATGGAACTATTGGAGGTTGGGAGAAATCAACGCCAAGAGTTGACAGCTTAATAGCAGTGTCCAAGGTTACAGGGTTAAGTATTGATGAATTAATTGGACAAGCCACAACTAATAAAGAATAG
- a CDS encoding terminase small subunit → MDDLKNQERRFVEEYLFDLNATQAAIRAGYSTVSAQSIACKLMKKTKVKNAIDIAMAERSRRTGVSQDRIITELARIAFINPSDFMDLNKAKVKETFSPDDAAAVSGVKYKSFETESGGGTERNIEMHNKVKALELLGKHLGMFREKVDINTEPIEIKVNGDFDDC, encoded by the coding sequence ATGGATGATTTAAAAAACCAAGAAAGGAGATTTGTAGAGGAATATTTGTTTGACCTCAACGCAACACAGGCAGCCATAAGGGCAGGGTATTCCACAGTGAGTGCGCAGAGCATTGCTTGTAAGCTTATGAAGAAAACTAAGGTGAAGAATGCTATTGATATTGCAATGGCTGAACGGTCACGCAGGACGGGTGTGAGTCAAGATAGAATAATCACTGAGTTAGCAAGGATAGCTTTCATCAATCCAAGTGATTTTATGGATTTGAACAAAGCAAAAGTAAAAGAAACTTTTAGCCCTGATGATGCAGCAGCAGTGTCAGGCGTAAAGTATAAATCTTTTGAGACAGAGAGCGGAGGGGGGACAGAAAGAAATATAGAAATGCATAACAAAGTTAAAGCCTTGGAACTGCTTGGAAAGCATCTTGGAATGTTTAGAGAAAAGGTTGATATAAATACAGAGCCTATTGAGATTAAAGTTAATGGTGATTTTGATGATTGTTGA
- a CDS encoding ImmA/IrrE family metallo-endopeptidase, which yields MKSVKQVAEYYKRKFGTSNPFEIAEFLNIEVLFDSFNKCSGCYLFIKNHRCIFINQNLEHREKMLVMAHELGHAILHRNQNCYFIRNKTYLLCSRTEREANLFAVNLLITDEELREYESCSIDQLSMIFGLNRKLIELRLGK from the coding sequence TTGAAGAGTGTCAAACAAGTTGCTGAATACTACAAAAGAAAATTTGGGACTTCTAATCCATTTGAAATTGCTGAATTTTTAAATATTGAAGTGCTATTTGATAGCTTCAATAAATGCTCTGGCTGTTATTTGTTCATAAAAAATCACCGATGTATCTTTATAAATCAAAACCTTGAACACAGAGAAAAGATGCTCGTTATGGCGCATGAATTAGGACATGCAATACTACATAGAAATCAAAATTGTTATTTCATTAGGAATAAAACATACTTATTGTGTTCTAGAACCGAAAGAGAAGCAAATTTATTTGCTGTAAATCTATTGATTACCGACGAGGAATTGAGAGAATACGAATCATGTTCTATAGACCAACTGTCTATGATTTTTGGATTAAACCGTAAGTTGATAGAATTGCGATTAGGAAAATAA
- a CDS encoding phage minor head protein — protein MSTDYWGKRLADKAFDRSSEEMLKELRKIYRSQSQEIQNRVTGLYLKMIEDGGISTTNLYAYGRYAELMREINTILQSYGEKEIEIVSGGLESAYREAFGKTSEAFGQTVKWGLQNTYVMEEVVNANLKGANFSKRIWNNRNSLLKNLEKNIQDVVASGQSKDSAIKHIMSIEKASFRNADRLVRTETMRVINDGQKQSFNANGYTHGYYIYSDDDRNCEECARISKESRKSPLLLETMEAVHHPNCRCTIRPITPKKTFLEIAKENGEYARYEAALKNKKHN, from the coding sequence ATGAGCACTGATTATTGGGGGAAACGACTAGCGGATAAAGCTTTTGATAGAAGCAGCGAAGAAATGCTTAAGGAGTTACGAAAGATATATAGAAGCCAATCTCAGGAGATACAAAACCGAGTTACAGGCCTTTATTTGAAAATGATAGAGGATGGAGGTATTTCCACAACAAACCTGTATGCCTATGGTCGTTATGCTGAACTTATGCGGGAGATTAATACCATTCTTCAAAGCTACGGCGAAAAAGAAATTGAGATTGTCAGTGGTGGCCTTGAATCGGCATATCGGGAAGCTTTCGGTAAAACAAGTGAAGCCTTTGGGCAGACTGTGAAATGGGGCTTACAGAATACTTATGTCATGGAAGAGGTTGTAAATGCAAATTTAAAGGGAGCCAACTTTTCAAAACGAATATGGAATAACCGCAATAGCCTGTTAAAGAATCTTGAAAAGAATATACAGGATGTTGTCGCAAGTGGGCAGAGCAAGGACAGTGCTATAAAGCATATCATGAGCATTGAAAAAGCTTCCTTCCGCAATGCCGACAGACTGGTCAGAACAGAAACCATGAGAGTGATTAACGATGGTCAAAAACAGTCCTTTAACGCCAATGGCTACACCCATGGTTATTATATTTACTCTGATGATGATAGGAATTGTGAGGAATGCGCAAGAATCAGCAAGGAGAGCCGTAAAAGCCCCCTGTTGCTGGAAACCATGGAAGCAGTACATCATCCGAATTGTAGATGTACCATAAGGCCTATCACACCAAAGAAAACATTTTTAGAGATTGCGAAAGAAAACGGAGAGTATGCAAGATATGAAGCAGCTCTCAAAAATAAAAAACATAATTAA
- a CDS encoding phage portal protein translates to MFYIDKESEMNLSLAKYYIDKFTTGQLPRLKRLQQYYKNDNDINRRVFEDTSKPNNKISHSFGDYVTTTNVAMFLGSPVTYNSEDELEDFNSILETAGEEDSNINLATNCSIYGYGVQLTYLDEDAQIKFAVLDNKQTVLVYSDDISCKLLFCIRFWTTVTRDNIQNEYIEIYSRDSVKSYRNSVFTGEQFHVFADIPVVVYKNNDDLKGDFEKVISLIDAYDMLESDTINENDYFNNAYLFLNTDSVDTEDVKSMKENRVLYGDGLNPSFILKDSQNADNDIEKNRLVSDIHKLSFTPDMSDNNFANNVSGVAMKYKLLGTLNNIANKQRKFKVSILERNKLIYGIMDIKGLNVPSYVDIVFITSLPENGLETAQTINLLRGLVSEETLISQLPFVQDAAWEVEQAKKNNNIPDIYGGDFNEH, encoded by the coding sequence GTGTTCTATATTGACAAAGAAAGTGAAATGAATTTATCTCTAGCCAAATATTACATTGATAAATTCACAACGGGGCAACTTCCAAGGCTGAAACGGCTACAACAGTATTATAAGAATGATAATGATATTAATAGGCGTGTATTTGAGGATACCAGCAAGCCCAACAATAAAATATCCCATAGCTTTGGGGACTACGTTACAACTACCAATGTGGCTATGTTCTTAGGTTCTCCCGTCACTTATAACAGTGAGGATGAATTGGAGGATTTCAACAGTATCCTTGAAACAGCAGGGGAAGAAGATAGCAATATCAATCTTGCCACCAATTGCAGTATATACGGGTATGGGGTGCAGCTCACCTACCTTGATGAAGATGCCCAGATTAAATTTGCCGTGCTGGATAATAAGCAAACGGTTCTTGTGTACAGTGATGATATTTCATGCAAGCTTTTGTTCTGCATAAGGTTTTGGACTACGGTCACAAGGGACAACATTCAAAATGAGTACATAGAGATTTACAGTAGGGACAGCGTAAAAAGCTATAGAAACAGTGTTTTCACAGGAGAGCAGTTTCATGTGTTCGCCGATATTCCCGTTGTAGTGTACAAGAATAATGATGATTTGAAGGGGGACTTTGAAAAGGTAATCTCTCTCATTGATGCTTATGACATGCTGGAAAGTGACACAATCAATGAAAATGATTACTTCAACAATGCGTATCTATTTTTAAATACCGACAGCGTGGATACAGAGGATGTAAAAAGCATGAAAGAAAATCGTGTGCTTTACGGGGATGGCCTAAACCCATCTTTTATACTGAAAGACAGTCAGAACGCAGACAATGACATTGAAAAGAATCGCCTTGTCAGTGATATTCATAAACTAAGCTTTACCCCAGATATGAGTGATAATAATTTTGCTAACAATGTCTCAGGCGTAGCCATGAAATATAAGCTACTTGGAACTTTAAATAATATTGCCAATAAGCAACGGAAATTTAAAGTATCCATATTGGAAAGAAATAAGCTCATATACGGCATTATGGATATTAAGGGATTGAACGTACCCTCTTATGTGGACATTGTTTTTATAACCAGCTTACCAGAGAATGGTCTTGAGACAGCTCAAACAATTAATTTACTTAGAGGGCTGGTATCAGAAGAAACCCTTATTAGTCAGCTTCCTTTTGTGCAGGATGCCGCATGGGAGGTTGAACAGGCGAAAAAGAATAACAATATTCCAGATATTTATGGTGGTGATTTTAATGAGCACTGA